Proteins co-encoded in one Parascardovia denticolens DSM 10105 = JCM 12538 genomic window:
- a CDS encoding argininosuccinate synthase: MERIVLAYSGGLDTSVAIPFLQDRTGKEVVAVSLDLGQGGESLETIRQRALACGAVEAHVLDARDEFASDYCMPALKANAMYQGAYPLVSAISRPLIAKHLVDAAHRFGADTIAHGCTGKGNDQVRFEVSIRSLDPSLKAVSPIRDLSLTRDVEIGYAKQRDLPIVQTRKSPYSIDQNVWGRAIETGYLEDPWNAPTKDVYAYTDDPAFPPVPDEVTITFRAGIPVEIDGRAVTPLEAVQEMNRRAGAQGIGRIDIMEDRLVGIKSRELYEAPGAIALITAHEDLENFCLEREQHRIKRDVDKRWSELVYDAQWYSPAVHSLNAFIEDSQRYVNGRIRIVLHGGRAVVVGRQSDSSLYDYALATYESGDRFDQSAATGFIELYGLPSRVAAARDQRCDRSDQEGKDE; this comes from the coding sequence ATGGAACGCATCGTATTGGCATATTCCGGTGGTTTGGACACATCTGTGGCCATTCCTTTCCTGCAGGACCGCACTGGCAAGGAGGTGGTGGCAGTCAGCCTGGACCTGGGTCAGGGAGGGGAATCCCTGGAGACCATCCGCCAGCGAGCCTTGGCCTGCGGGGCCGTGGAAGCCCATGTGCTGGACGCCCGCGATGAGTTCGCATCCGACTACTGCATGCCCGCCCTGAAGGCGAACGCCATGTACCAAGGAGCCTATCCGTTGGTCTCCGCCATCTCCCGGCCTTTGATAGCCAAGCATCTGGTAGACGCAGCCCACCGGTTCGGGGCCGACACCATCGCTCATGGCTGCACCGGCAAGGGGAACGATCAGGTCCGTTTCGAGGTCTCCATCCGCTCCTTGGACCCGTCGCTGAAAGCGGTCAGCCCGATTCGGGACCTGTCTTTGACCAGGGACGTGGAAATCGGGTATGCCAAACAGCGCGACCTGCCCATCGTCCAGACCCGGAAAAGCCCTTATTCGATCGACCAGAACGTCTGGGGGAGGGCCATCGAGACTGGGTATCTGGAAGATCCGTGGAACGCCCCAACCAAAGACGTCTACGCCTACACCGATGACCCGGCCTTCCCCCCGGTCCCCGATGAAGTGACCATCACCTTCCGGGCGGGGATTCCGGTGGAGATCGACGGACGCGCGGTTACCCCACTGGAGGCCGTGCAGGAGATGAACCGGAGGGCCGGGGCCCAGGGAATCGGCCGGATCGACATCATGGAGGACCGGCTGGTGGGGATCAAATCCCGCGAGCTGTATGAGGCCCCGGGGGCCATCGCCTTGATCACCGCCCATGAAGACCTGGAGAATTTCTGTCTGGAGCGGGAGCAGCATCGGATCAAGCGGGACGTCGACAAACGTTGGTCCGAGCTGGTCTACGACGCCCAATGGTATTCGCCGGCCGTCCATTCCCTGAACGCCTTCATCGAAGACAGTCAACGGTATGTGAACGGGCGGATTCGCATAGTCCTGCATGGGGGCAGGGCGGTCGTCGTCGGCCGCCAATCCGATAGTTCCTTGTACGACTACGCCCTGGCCACTTACGAATCCGGCGATCGTTTCGACCAAAGCGCAGCCACCGGTTTCATCGAGCTTTACGGCCTGCCTTCCCGGGTGGCCGCGGCCAGGGACCAGCGTTGCGATCGTTCTGATCAAGAGGGAAAGGATGAGTGA
- the argH gene encoding argininosuccinate lyase: MSEKMTGEIGGMGEKDEMGEKPVGFEAPDSDLASDSASASQDRSGKEAGQDDHLALWGGRFASGPSEALSALSKSTQFDWRLADDDIAGSRAHARALAAVGLLTPSELERMEKALDRLQDLVDSGAFRPDEGDEDEATALERGLLLLVGEELGGKLRAGRSRNDQIATLIRMWLRRHARTIAAQLLCLIEAIMDQSRRAGQAVMPGRTHMQHAQPVLVAHQLMAHAWPLIRDIGRLADWDGRADASPYGSGALAGNTLGLDPQAVAAELGFSRVVENSIDGTSSRDLVAEFSFVAAMIGVDLSRFAEEIIIWNSQEFAFVTLDDSYSTGSSIMPQKKNPDIAELARGKAGRLIGDLTGLLATLKGLPTAYARDLQEDKEAVFDQVDTMEVLLPAFTGMVATMRLNYRRMDGEAPTGFALATDIAEWLVKQGIPFRQAHALSGTCVKTAEKRGVELWDLTDDDYARIFSGFLPADLAPQVKTILTVQGSVAARQGQGGTAPARVKEQMDEAAHALKDLSSFACSDCDGPAFRLPSQPPPCPPFSSPLDSQSPSDYPSPADPRA, from the coding sequence ATGAGTGAGAAGATGACGGGCGAAATAGGCGGAATGGGCGAGAAGGATGAAATGGGCGAGAAGCCGGTGGGCTTTGAAGCCCCGGACTCAGACTTAGCCTCGGACTCAGCTTCAGCCTCGCAGGACCGCTCTGGGAAAGAAGCAGGACAGGACGACCATCTGGCCTTGTGGGGAGGACGGTTCGCATCCGGCCCTTCCGAAGCCTTGTCCGCTTTGAGCAAATCCACCCAGTTCGATTGGCGTTTGGCCGATGACGACATCGCCGGCTCCCGGGCCCATGCTCGCGCTTTGGCCGCCGTCGGCTTGCTCACGCCTTCGGAGCTCGAACGGATGGAAAAGGCCTTGGATCGGCTGCAGGATCTGGTCGATTCCGGGGCCTTCCGGCCTGATGAGGGGGACGAGGACGAGGCCACCGCTTTGGAGAGGGGCCTCTTGCTCCTTGTCGGCGAGGAGCTGGGCGGGAAGCTCCGGGCAGGCCGTTCCCGCAACGACCAAATAGCCACCCTGATCCGCATGTGGCTGCGTCGCCATGCCAGGACCATAGCCGCCCAGCTGCTGTGTTTGATCGAGGCGATCATGGACCAATCCCGCCGGGCAGGCCAGGCGGTCATGCCCGGGCGGACCCATATGCAGCACGCCCAGCCGGTCCTGGTCGCCCATCAACTCATGGCCCATGCCTGGCCCCTGATCCGGGACATCGGTCGCCTGGCTGACTGGGATGGACGGGCGGACGCCTCTCCCTACGGGTCCGGGGCCTTGGCCGGAAACACCCTGGGCCTGGATCCCCAGGCGGTGGCGGCTGAGCTGGGCTTCTCCCGGGTGGTCGAGAACTCCATCGACGGGACTTCCTCCCGGGACCTGGTGGCGGAGTTTTCTTTCGTCGCCGCCATGATCGGGGTCGACCTGTCCCGGTTCGCCGAAGAGATCATCATCTGGAACAGCCAGGAGTTCGCTTTCGTCACTTTGGATGATTCCTATTCCACCGGATCGTCCATCATGCCCCAGAAGAAGAATCCGGACATAGCCGAACTCGCCCGCGGCAAGGCTGGTCGGCTCATTGGGGACCTGACCGGTCTTTTGGCCACTTTGAAGGGCCTGCCCACGGCTTATGCCCGGGATTTGCAGGAGGACAAGGAGGCAGTTTTCGACCAGGTGGACACCATGGAAGTCCTCCTGCCGGCCTTCACCGGCATGGTGGCCACCATGAGGCTGAACTATCGGCGGATGGATGGGGAGGCCCCGACCGGTTTCGCCTTGGCCACCGACATAGCCGAATGGCTGGTCAAGCAGGGAATCCCCTTCCGCCAGGCGCACGCCCTTTCGGGGACTTGCGTGAAGACGGCCGAGAAAAGAGGGGTCGAGCTGTGGGACCTGACGGATGACGACTATGCGCGGATTTTCTCCGGCTTCCTTCCGGCAGATCTGGCCCCTCAAGTGAAGACGATCCTCACCGTCCAAGGCTCGGTCGCGGCCCGGCAAGGGCAGGGGGGCACGGCTCCCGCCCGGGTGAAGGAACAGATGGACGAGGCGGCCCATGCCTTGAAGGACTTGTCCTCTTTCGCTTGCAGCGACTGCGACGGACCGGCCTTCCGCCTTCCGTCGCAGCCTCCGCCATGCCCTCCATTCTCGTCTCCATTAGATTCCCAATCACCGTCAGATTATCCGTCTCCAGCAGACCCTCGAGCCTAG